The proteins below are encoded in one region of Takifugu rubripes chromosome 1, fTakRub1.2, whole genome shotgun sequence:
- the dusp3a gene encoding dual specificity protein phosphatase 3 isoform X2, which produces MKKHLSPAKQPPPPPPPPPGVPAPGGDVTVQQLNELLSDGSGFYSLPTQHFNEVFPRIYVGNAFVAQNTMRLQKLGVTHVLNVAEGTSFMHVNTSEEFYAGTGITYHGIRANDTEQFNLSAFFEEGADFIDRALAHNNGKGKVYVHCREGYSRSATMVVAYLMLRHKMDARLAVATVRHKREIGPNDGFLRQLCQLNEKLSKEGRLNGERHVVVCPPATGDIVFPRR; this is translated from the exons ATGAAGAAGCACCTGAGTCCGGCCaagcagccgccgccgccgccgccgccgccgcctggtGTTCCGGCTCCGGGCGGCGACGTGACCGTCCAGCAACTGAACGAGCTGCTGTCGGACGGCAGCGGCTTCTACAGCCTCCCCACGCAGCACTTCAACGAGGTCTTCCCCAGGATCTACGTGGGAAACGC gTTCGTAGCCCAGAACACGATGCGCCTGCAGAAACTGGGCGTGACGCACGTCCTCAACGTGGCCGAGGGCACCTCCTTCATGCACGTCAACACCAGCGAGGAGTTTTACGCCGGCACGGGCATCACCTACCACGGCATCCGGGCCAACGACACGGAGCAGTTCAACCTGAGTGCCTTCTTTGAGGAGGGGGCCGACTTTATCGACAGGGCCTTAGCGCACAACAACGGCAAAG GGAAGGTGTACGTCCACTGCCGGGAAGGCTACAGCCGCTCGGCCACCATGGTCGTCGCGTACCTGATGCTGCGCCACAAAATGGACGCCCGCCTGGCCGTGGCCACCGTCAGGCACAAGAGGGAGATCGGCCCCAACGACGGCTTCCTGCGGCAGCTCTGCCAGCTCAACGAGAAGCTCTCCAAGGAGGGGAGGCTGAACGGGGAG